One Oncorhynchus kisutch isolate 150728-3 linkage group LG13, Okis_V2, whole genome shotgun sequence DNA window includes the following coding sequences:
- the LOC109902102 gene encoding LOW QUALITY PROTEIN: pre-mRNA-splicing factor ATP-dependent RNA helicase DHX16-like (The sequence of the model RefSeq protein was modified relative to this genomic sequence to represent the inferred CDS: substituted 1 base at 1 genomic stop codon): protein MANLEQWVSDSLHDILGLSDRYVAQFMIGSARKSLSAQDFVAHLKSTGTIDINQRVIAFAQELYEKIPRKQVVEKPARAIERRVMEIERKNRNYTLLSDSESDGEAVREKEKKKSKDRGDKRKHLRKREESQSSSEEETRKSSKLGHGDQKSSKKDEEEEEEEWEKEERERVLDLEERDAFAERMKLKDKDKTRNIMERTDKKGYEEAQKRLKMAEEDHKKILPELRKESRRNYLSKREAEKLEDLEAEIADEEYLFSTDALTERERKELEYKRNLRDLAKDYKKAGAKEKEERKNRYYMPEEKRSKDIPQRDMELELEMPMEGGGEQGRWEEERLKTASLSFGAKKEREKGLKAEREKYQLILEEDEIINFVSSAVIMKGTQDETEQEQAALSQAEVQKQSIQEVRRSLPVFPYREDLLLAIQQHQILVIEGETGSGKTTQIPQFLMESGYNDGGMKIGCTQPRRVAAMSVAARVAQEVGVKLGNEVGYSIRFEDCTSERTVLKYMTDGMLLREFLTEPDLASYSVVIIDEAHERTLHTDILFGLIKDIARFRPDLKVLVASATLDTERFSCFFDDAPVFRIPGRRFPVDIFYTKAPEADYLEACVVSVLQIHVTQPPGDCLVFLTGQEEIETCCELLQERCRRLGSKISELLVLPIYANLPSDMQAKIFSPTPPGSRKVVVATNIAETSLTIDGIIYVIDPGFCKQKSYNARTGMESLIVTPCSRASANQRAGRAGRVAAGKCFRLYTAWAFKHEMEESTVPEIQRTNLGNVVLLLKSLGINDLIHFDFMDPPPHETLVLALEQLXALGALNHLGELTKLGRRMAELPVDPMLSKMILASEQYKCSEEVLTIAAMLSVNNSIFYRPKDKVVHADNARQNFVVPGGDHMVLLNVYTQWLESGYSTQWCYENFIQFRSMKRARDVREQLEGLMDRIEVEVCSSGGDIVPIRKAVTAGYFYHTARLSKGGYKTVKHQQTVYVHPNSSLFEEQPRWLIYHELVFTTKEFMRQVIEIDSSWLLEVAPHYYKNKELEDSSSKKMPRKQGKAKEELG, encoded by the exons ATGGCAAACCTAGAGCAATGGGTGAGCGACAGTCTGCACGACATCCTCGGCCTTAGTGACAGATATGTCGCCCAGTTCATGATCGGCTCTGCGCGTAAATCCTTGAGCGCTCAAGACTTTGTGGCCCACCTCAAGTCAACGGGCACCATCGACATTAATCAGAGAGTGATCGCCTTTGCACAGGAACTATATGAAAAG ATTCCTCGTAAACAAGTCGTTGAAAAGCCAGCCAGAGCGATAGAGCGACGTGTCATGGAGATTGAGAGGAAGAATCGAAATTACACCCTACTGTCGGACAGCGAGAGTGACGGAGAGGcggtgagggagaaggagaagaagaaaagtaAAGACCGAGGCGATAAGAGGAAGCACCTCAGGAAAAGGGAGGAGAGTCAATCATCTAGTGAAGAGGAGACCCGTAAAAG TAGTAAGCTGGGCCATGGCGACCAGAAGTCCAGTaagaaggatgaagaggaggaggaggaggagtgggagaaggaagagagagaacgcGTACTGGATCTGGAAGAGAGGGATGCCTTTGCCGAACGAATGAAACTGAAGGACAAAGACAAGACGAGGAACATCATGGAGAGAACGGACAAGAAG GGCTACGAGGAGGCTCAGAAAAGACTAAAGATGGCGGAGGAGGATCACAAGAAAATC CTTCCAGAGTTGAGGAAGGAGTCTCGCAGGAACTACCTGTCCAAGAGAGAGGCTGAGAAGCTGGAGGACCTGGAGGCGGAGATAGCCGACGAGGAGTACCTGTTCTCCACAGACGCGCTGACGGAGAGGGAGCGGAAGGAGCTGGAGTACAAGCGCAACCTCAGAGACCTGGCCAAGGACTACAAGAAAGCCGGCgccaaggagaaggaggagaggaagaacagATACTACATGccggaggagaagaggagtaaa gATATTCCTCAGAGGGACATGGAGCTGGAGTTGGAGATGCCcatggagggtggaggagagcagGGTcgctgggaggaggagaggttgaaGACCGCCTCGCTCAGCTTCGGGgccaagaaagagagggagaaagggttgaaggcagaaagagagaagTACCAGTTGATCCTGGAGGAGGATGAGATTATCAACTTTGTCAGCAGTGCCGTCATCATGAAGGGAACCCAGGATGAGACG gagcaggagcaggcagCCCTGTCCCAGGCGGAGGTCCAGAAGCAGTCCATCCAGGAGGTGAGACGCAGCCTGCCCGTGTTCCCCTACAGAGAGGACCTGCTCCTGGCCATCCAGCAGCACCAGATCCTGGTCATCGAGGGAGAGACGGGCTCCGGCAAGACCACCCAGATCCCACAGTTCCTCATGGAGTCG GGCTACAATGATGGAGGCATGAAGATTGGGTGTACCCAGCCCCGTAGAGTGGCAGCCATGTCCGTAGCAGCCAGGGTGGCACAAGAAGTGGGCGTCAAGCTGGGCAACGAG GTAGGCTACAGTATCCGTTTTGAGGACTGTACATCGGAGAGGACAGTACTCAAATACATGACTGACGGGATGCTGCTCAGGGAGTTCCTCACAGAGCCTGATCTGGCCAGCTACAG tgtGGTCATCATCGATGAGGCTCACGAGCGGACGCTGCACACAGACATCCTGTTTGGCCTGATCAAGGACATCGCCCGGTTCCGTCCGGACCTGAAGGTGCTGGTGGCCAGCGCCACCCTGGACACAGAGCGCTTCTCCTGCTTCTTCGATGACGCCCCTGTCTTCAGAATCCCCGGCAGGAGGTTCCCTGTGGACATCTTTTACACTAAG gctcCTGAGGCAGACTACCTGGAGGCCTGTGTTGTGTCGGTGCTACAGATCCACGTCACACAGCCCCCCGGAGACTGTCTGGTCTTCCTCACTGGACAG GAGGAGATTGAGACTTGCTGTGAGCTGCTGCAGGAGAGATGCAGGCGTCTGGGCTCTAAGATATCTGAGCTTTTGGTGCTTCCCATCTACGCCAACCTACCTTCAGACATGCAGGCCAAGATCTTCAGCCCCACACCACCTGGCTCACGCAAG GTGGTGGTAGCCACTAACATTGCAGAGACCTCTCTAACCATCGATGGAATCATATACGTCATAGATCCAGGCTTCTGCAAGCAGAAGAGCTATAACGCCCGCACTGGGATGGAGTCTCTGATTGTCACGCCTTGCTCACGG GCCTCAGCCAATCAGCGAGCAGGTCGTGCAGGCAGAGTGGCTGCTGGGAAGTGTTTCCGTCTCTACACTGCGTGGGCGTTTAAACACGAGATGGAGGAGTCCACCGTGCCCGAGATCCAGCGAACCAACCTGGGCAACGTAGTGCTACTGCTCAAGAGCTTGG GAATTAATGACCTTATCCACTTTGACTTCATGGACCCGCCCCCTCACGAGACCCTGGTGCTAGCTCTGGAGCAGCTGTAGGCACTGGGTGCACTCAACCACCTCGGAGAGCTCACCAAG TTGGGCCGCAGGATGGCTGAGCTGCCGGTGGACCCTATGCTGAGCAAGATGATCCTGGCCTCAGAACA gTATAAGTGTTCTGAGGAGGTGTTGACCATTGCTGCAATGCTGTCTGTGAACAACTCCATCTTCTACCGGCCCAAAGACAAGGTGGTTCACGCTGACAACGCCAGGCAGAACTTTGTGGTCCCCGGAGGAGACCATATGGTGTTGCTCAACGTCTACACACAG TGGCTGGAGAGTGGCTACTCCACCCAGTGGTGCTATGAGAACTTCATCCAGTTCCGCTCCATGAAGCGGGCGCGGGATGTCAGGGAGCAGCTGGAGGGCCTGATGGACAGGATCGAGGTGGAGGTGTGCAGCTCAGGCGGCGACATTGTGCCCATCCGCAAG